The following are encoded in a window of Saccharothrix longispora genomic DNA:
- a CDS encoding mannosyltransferase — protein MGLRALESRVLVLAPWVFGLSVLGHLAMVAFQTKMTMVDLMVYRNASPELFTGGLYEWRLKEFSDQFALPFTYPPFSAIVFVPLSWVPWGVARWFWQLLSLACLWYLTTKSLSLAGSNDPRRALLWTGLFIWVEPVRTTLNYGQINLVLAALLVGTLVSATAWKQGAGVGIAAGLKLTPAISGLYFLVTRQYRAAVWSVVAFAGTVGLAWVVSPRLSAEYWFHLLGDATRVGPVGSAINQSLRGALSRTLGHDIQTGPVFLAAVAAAAVLTGFALHAAVKAKDVLAMIVTVQLLGLLVSPISWSHHWVWAVPALMWSTYRARHVLATVTAFAWVAAIGSYLISFLLNAQPSIWVIPRPWYYSALGWVYPAVGVLTLVTIAVVLRRRSPEPVVEHRVDLLGQ, from the coding sequence GTGGGACTGCGCGCACTGGAGAGCCGGGTGCTCGTCCTCGCGCCGTGGGTGTTCGGGCTGTCTGTCCTCGGTCACCTGGCGATGGTCGCCTTCCAGACGAAGATGACCATGGTGGACCTGATGGTCTACCGCAACGCCTCGCCCGAGCTGTTCACGGGCGGCCTCTACGAGTGGCGGCTGAAGGAGTTCTCCGACCAGTTCGCCCTGCCGTTCACCTACCCGCCGTTCTCGGCGATCGTGTTCGTGCCGCTGTCCTGGGTGCCGTGGGGGGTGGCGCGCTGGTTCTGGCAGCTGCTGAGCCTCGCCTGCCTCTGGTACCTCACGACGAAGTCGCTGAGCCTCGCGGGCAGCAACGACCCGCGCCGCGCGCTGCTGTGGACGGGCCTGTTCATCTGGGTCGAACCGGTCCGCACCACGCTCAACTACGGCCAGATCAACCTCGTGCTGGCCGCCCTGCTGGTCGGGACGCTGGTCAGCGCCACCGCCTGGAAGCAGGGCGCGGGCGTCGGGATCGCCGCCGGGCTGAAGCTGACGCCCGCGATCTCCGGCCTCTACTTCCTCGTCACCAGGCAGTACAGGGCCGCGGTGTGGTCGGTCGTCGCGTTCGCGGGCACGGTCGGCCTCGCGTGGGTCGTGTCGCCGCGGCTGTCCGCCGAGTACTGGTTCCACCTGCTCGGCGACGCCACGCGCGTCGGCCCGGTCGGGTCGGCGATCAACCAGTCGCTGCGCGGCGCGCTGAGCCGCACCCTCGGTCACGACATCCAGACCGGGCCGGTCTTCCTCGCGGCGGTCGCGGCGGCGGCGGTGCTCACCGGGTTCGCGCTGCACGCCGCCGTGAAGGCGAAGGACGTGCTGGCGATGATCGTCACCGTGCAGCTCCTCGGCCTGCTGGTGTCGCCGATCTCGTGGAGCCACCACTGGGTGTGGGCGGTGCCCGCCCTGATGTGGTCGACCTACCGCGCGCGGCACGTGCTGGCGACCGTGACGGCGTTCGCGTGGGTCGCGGCGATCGGCAGCTACCTGATCTCGTTCCTGCTCAACGCCCAGCCGTCGATCTGGGTGATCCCGCGACCCTGGTACTACTCGGCGCTGGGCTGGGTGTACCCGGCGGTGGGGGTCCTGACGCTCGTCACGATCGCCGTGGTGCTGCGGCGGAGGTCACCGGAGCCCGTCGTCGAGCACCGAGTCGACCTCCTCGGCCAGTGA
- a CDS encoding 4a-hydroxytetrahydrobiopterin dehydratase yields MAELLTDDQVTAALTSLPSWKAEGSALVRVVELESFRRAIDVVNRVAEIAERVDHHPDIAIHWRTLTFRCWTHVRGGITALDVSLAEEVDSVLDDGLR; encoded by the coding sequence ATGGCCGAACTGCTGACCGACGACCAGGTGACCGCCGCGCTGACCTCCCTGCCCTCGTGGAAGGCCGAGGGGAGCGCCCTGGTGCGCGTCGTGGAGCTGGAGAGCTTCCGGCGGGCGATCGACGTGGTGAACCGGGTGGCGGAGATCGCCGAGCGGGTGGACCACCACCCGGACATCGCGATCCACTGGCGCACGCTGACGTTCCGCTGCTGGACGCACGTGCGCGGCGGGATCACCGCCCTCGACGTGTCACTGGCCGAGGAGGTCGACTCGGTGCTCGACGACGGGCTCCGGTGA
- a CDS encoding thiamine ABC transporter substrate-binding protein, which produces MLRRALTAATAFALLTGCSVTTGQAPADRERVVTLVTHDSFALSQELLDGFKADTGITVKPLASGDAGEVTNKLVLTKDNPIGDVAFGVDSTFASRALKEGVFAEHASPEADKGAQRYRLDPPNRLHAVDVGDVCLNIDVAALEDVGEPTQLAQLADPKYRDMLVVQDPATSSPGLAFLLATIATFGEANWRNYWGQLAANGVKVVSGWEEAYTQDFSGSSGKGPRPIVVSYASSPSAEIGDDGQPRTKALLDTCYRQVEYAGVLSGAKNPEDAKKVVDFLLSEAVQADVPGQMYVYPSREGVALPEAWAKAAPLPTSSRSLPADEVDANRERWVQEWRTIVQG; this is translated from the coding sequence ATGCTTCGACGCGCATTGACCGCCGCGACCGCGTTCGCGCTGCTCACGGGCTGCTCGGTGACCACCGGCCAGGCGCCCGCGGACCGGGAGCGGGTGGTGACCCTGGTGACGCACGACTCGTTCGCGCTGTCCCAGGAGCTGCTCGACGGGTTCAAGGCCGACACCGGCATCACGGTCAAGCCGCTGGCCAGCGGTGACGCGGGCGAGGTCACCAACAAGCTGGTGCTGACCAAGGACAACCCGATCGGCGACGTCGCGTTCGGCGTCGACTCCACCTTCGCGTCCCGCGCGTTGAAGGAGGGCGTATTCGCCGAGCACGCGAGCCCGGAGGCCGACAAGGGCGCGCAGCGCTACCGGCTCGACCCGCCGAACCGGCTGCACGCGGTGGACGTCGGCGACGTGTGCCTCAACATCGACGTCGCCGCCCTGGAGGACGTCGGCGAACCCACCCAGCTCGCCCAGCTCGCCGATCCGAAGTACCGGGACATGCTGGTCGTGCAGGACCCGGCCACCTCGTCGCCGGGCCTGGCGTTCCTGCTCGCCACGATCGCCACGTTCGGCGAGGCCAACTGGCGGAACTACTGGGGGCAGCTCGCGGCCAACGGCGTGAAGGTCGTCAGCGGCTGGGAGGAGGCGTACACGCAGGACTTCTCCGGTTCCAGCGGCAAGGGGCCGCGCCCGATCGTGGTGTCCTACGCGTCCTCGCCGTCGGCCGAGATCGGCGACGACGGGCAGCCGCGCACCAAGGCGCTGCTGGACACCTGCTACCGGCAGGTGGAGTACGCGGGCGTGCTGAGCGGCGCGAAGAACCCGGAGGACGCGAAGAAGGTCGTCGACTTCCTGCTGTCGGAGGCCGTGCAGGCCGACGTGCCGGGGCAGATGTACGTCTACCCGTCGCGGGAGGGCGTGGCGCTGCCCGAGGCGTGGGCGAAGGCGGCCCCGCTGCCGACGTCGTCGCGCTCGCTGCCGGCCGACGAGGTGGACGCCAACCGGGAGCGGTGGGTGCAGGAGTGGCGCACCATCGTGCAGGGCTGA
- a CDS encoding ABC transporter permease — translation MVPLAFLGVFFAWPVAAIVGLGFGEGGVLRVLGDGATWDLVGFTLGQAAAATLFALVAGMPVAFLLARCRVRGAGVVRAAVMVPFVLPTVVVGLAFRALWPDGGVLPIVLANAFFNVAVVARTVGGLWARVDRRAEDAARALGASRPRAFTAVTLPALAPAIGSAASVVFLFCATSFGVVLVLGGARHRTLETEIYLRTVELFDLSGAAALSLLQFVAVVAVLLVGGAARRRRERGMPLRVEPPRRPTGGEWGVVAAAWLVVALLLTPVVGLLVRSLATRDGWSLDGYRALAGTGERGTLAVTGLDAALNSVRVATDATLVALAVGVLSAVVLVGLRRHGSWFAETLDTALMLPLGVSAVTVGFGYLVTMDALPGDFRTSPLLVPLAQALVVTPLVVRIVLPVLRAVDERLRQAAATLGASPWRVWREVDLPLASRSLVAAAGFGFVVALGEFGATSFLARPDAPTLPVVIARLMSRPGQLNSQMAYAACALLMVVTTVAVLAIERLRVPSGGEF, via the coding sequence CTGGTGCCGCTGGCGTTCCTGGGCGTGTTCTTCGCCTGGCCGGTGGCGGCGATCGTGGGCCTGGGGTTCGGCGAGGGCGGTGTCCTGCGGGTCCTCGGTGACGGCGCGACGTGGGACCTGGTCGGCTTCACCCTCGGCCAGGCCGCCGCCGCGACGCTGTTCGCGCTGGTCGCGGGCATGCCGGTGGCGTTCCTGCTGGCCCGGTGCCGGGTGCGCGGCGCGGGCGTGGTGCGGGCGGCGGTGATGGTGCCGTTCGTGCTGCCGACCGTGGTGGTGGGGTTGGCGTTCCGGGCGCTGTGGCCGGACGGCGGCGTGCTGCCGATCGTGCTGGCCAACGCGTTCTTCAACGTCGCCGTGGTCGCCCGCACCGTCGGCGGCCTGTGGGCGCGGGTGGACCGGCGGGCGGAGGACGCGGCGCGGGCGCTCGGCGCGTCGCGGCCCAGGGCGTTCACCGCCGTGACGCTGCCCGCGCTGGCCCCGGCGATCGGGTCGGCCGCGTCGGTGGTGTTCCTGTTCTGCGCCACCAGCTTCGGCGTCGTGCTGGTGCTGGGTGGAGCGCGGCACCGCACGCTGGAGACCGAGATCTACCTGCGCACGGTGGAGCTGTTCGACCTGTCCGGCGCGGCGGCGCTGTCGCTGCTCCAGTTCGTCGCCGTGGTGGCGGTGCTGCTGGTCGGCGGCGCGGCCCGGCGCAGGCGCGAGCGCGGCATGCCGCTGCGCGTCGAACCGCCGCGCCGGCCGACCGGCGGCGAGTGGGGCGTGGTCGCGGCGGCGTGGCTGGTGGTGGCGCTGCTGCTGACCCCCGTGGTGGGGCTGCTGGTGCGGTCGCTGGCCACCCGGGACGGCTGGAGCCTCGACGGGTACCGGGCGCTGGCGGGCACGGGGGAGCGCGGCACGCTCGCCGTCACCGGGCTCGACGCGGCGCTGAACTCGGTGCGCGTGGCCACCGACGCGACGCTGGTGGCGCTGGCCGTGGGCGTGCTGTCGGCGGTGGTGCTGGTGGGCCTGCGGCGGCACGGGTCGTGGTTCGCGGAAACCCTGGACACGGCGCTGATGCTGCCGCTCGGCGTGTCCGCGGTGACCGTCGGCTTCGGCTACCTGGTCACGATGGACGCCCTGCCGGGCGACTTCCGCACGTCGCCGCTGCTCGTGCCGCTCGCCCAGGCGCTGGTGGTGACGCCGCTGGTGGTGCGGATCGTGCTGCCCGTGCTGCGGGCGGTCGACGAGCGGCTGCGGCAGGCGGCGGCGACGCTGGGCGCGAGCCCGTGGCGGGTGTGGCGCGAGGTGGACCTGCCGCTGGCGTCGCGGTCGCTGGTCGCGGCGGCCGGGTTCGGGTTCGTGGTGGCGCTCGGCGAGTTCGGCGCGACGAGCTTCCTGGCCCGGCCGGACGCGCCGACGCTGCCCGTGGTCATCGCGCGGCTCATGTCGCGGCCCGGGCAGCTCAACAGCCAGATGGCGTACGCGGCGTGCGCGCTGCTGATGGTGGTGACCACGGTGGCAGTGCTCGCGATCGAGCGGCTGCGCGTGCCGAGCGGCGGGGAGTTCTGA
- a CDS encoding ABC transporter ATP-binding protein translates to MALRVAGLTVRYGDVTAVSGVDLDIADGEVVALLGPSGCGKSTLLRAVAGLEPPSGGAVSWDGADLAGTPVHRRGFGLVFQDGQLFPHRDVAGNVAFGMRMAGAEREARDKRVDELLELVGLAGYRRRRVTELSGGEQQRVALARALAPRPKLLLLDEPLSALDRALREQLAVDLARLLREAGATALVVTHDHDEAFTLADRVAVMRAGRITQVGAPTEVWRRPADVDTARFLGCGRVLNPEAARELVGVDARVGLRSTALRVDPAGPLTADVLERVHRRDHVRLLVCVDGEEFEAVAPVAGPPSPGDRVRLAVDHDGIALIG, encoded by the coding sequence ATGGCGTTGCGGGTGGCCGGCCTGACCGTGCGGTACGGGGACGTGACCGCGGTGTCCGGGGTGGACCTGGACATCGCGGACGGCGAGGTGGTGGCGCTGCTCGGGCCGTCGGGCTGCGGCAAGTCGACGCTGCTGCGGGCGGTGGCCGGGTTGGAGCCGCCGTCGGGCGGTGCGGTGTCGTGGGACGGCGCGGACCTGGCCGGGACGCCCGTGCACCGGCGCGGGTTCGGCCTGGTGTTCCAGGACGGCCAGCTGTTCCCGCACCGGGACGTCGCGGGCAACGTGGCGTTCGGGATGCGCATGGCGGGCGCGGAGCGGGAGGCGCGGGACAAGCGGGTCGACGAGCTGCTGGAACTGGTCGGCCTGGCCGGCTACCGGCGGCGGCGCGTGACCGAGCTGTCCGGCGGTGAGCAGCAGCGGGTGGCGTTGGCGCGGGCGCTGGCGCCCCGGCCGAAGCTGCTGCTGCTCGACGAACCCCTGTCGGCGCTGGACCGGGCGCTGCGCGAGCAGTTGGCGGTGGACCTGGCGCGGCTGCTGCGGGAGGCCGGGGCGACCGCGCTGGTGGTGACGCACGACCACGACGAGGCGTTCACCCTGGCCGACCGGGTGGCGGTCATGCGGGCGGGCCGGATCACGCAGGTGGGCGCGCCGACCGAGGTGTGGCGGCGGCCCGCGGACGTCGACACGGCCCGGTTCCTGGGCTGCGGCAGGGTGCTGAACCCCGAGGCGGCGCGCGAGCTGGTGGGCGTCGACGCGCGGGTCGGGCTGCGGTCCACCGCGCTGCGCGTCGACCCGGCCGGACCGCTGACCGCCGACGTGCTGGAGCGCGTGCACCGGCGCGACCACGTGCGGCTGCTGGTCTGCGTGGACGGGGAGGAGTTCGAGGCGGTCGCCCCGGTCGCCGGACCCCCGTCGCCCGGCGACCGGGTGCGCCTCGCCGTGGACCACGACGGGATCGCCCTCATCGGGTGA
- a CDS encoding GNAT family N-acetyltransferase, which yields METERLALRAFVGSDVDDVARLLGEPRVMRYVEDGRPVPRTRVEAEVMPRLLAGGWWAAHARATGGFVGWFELSPAGDGVAELGYRLHPDHWGRGYATEGARALVAHGFATGLRRITATAMAVNTGSRRVLEKAGLRYVRTFHEEWPDPIEGWEQGDVEYELTR from the coding sequence GTGGAGACGGAGCGGTTGGCGCTGCGCGCGTTCGTGGGGTCCGACGTGGACGACGTGGCCCGGCTGCTCGGCGAACCGCGCGTCATGCGGTACGTCGAGGACGGCAGGCCGGTGCCGCGCACGCGCGTGGAGGCCGAGGTCATGCCGAGGCTGCTCGCCGGGGGCTGGTGGGCGGCGCACGCGCGGGCGACCGGCGGGTTCGTCGGCTGGTTCGAGCTGAGCCCGGCGGGCGACGGCGTGGCCGAGCTGGGCTACCGGCTGCACCCCGACCACTGGGGCCGCGGGTACGCCACCGAGGGCGCGAGGGCGCTGGTGGCGCACGGCTTCGCGACGGGGCTGCGCCGGATCACCGCGACCGCGATGGCGGTCAACACCGGGTCGCGGCGGGTGCTGGAGAAGGCCGGGCTGCGGTACGTGCGGACGTTCCACGAGGAGTGGCCCGACCCGATCGAGGGCTGGGAGCAGGGGGACGTGGAGTACGAGCTCACCCGATGA
- a CDS encoding ABC transporter permease, which produces MSAGVATGAPVAARAPLGRQLRSELRWIVRRPRTVIGLASLCLVPVLAGVGLWFAVDGEGPAGPGLAAIISGNGLVLPVFTLFLALPLLLPLVGAIWAADGLAGEAQHGTLRGLMIAPVGRLRLLGIKAFGVATMTLAAVTLIAVVGAVVGVVLFGGGGMLTLSGSTLPLGAALGRIALTVLLVTVQVWGVAAIALAISACTEHPLVVMAATMAGVIVFAVLGVFQSLDWLHPYLITSAWEGLVDVMRDPLPTGELWRSTALAGCYVVIGLSLAAMRLATKDN; this is translated from the coding sequence ATGAGCGCGGGTGTCGCGACGGGCGCGCCGGTCGCCGCGCGGGCGCCGCTGGGCAGGCAGCTGCGCTCGGAGCTGCGGTGGATCGTCCGCCGGCCCCGCACCGTGATCGGGTTGGCGTCGCTGTGCCTGGTGCCGGTCCTGGCGGGCGTCGGCCTGTGGTTCGCCGTCGACGGCGAGGGTCCGGCCGGACCGGGGCTGGCCGCGATCATCTCCGGCAATGGCCTGGTGCTGCCGGTGTTCACGCTGTTCCTGGCGCTGCCGCTGCTGCTGCCGCTGGTGGGGGCGATCTGGGCGGCCGACGGCCTGGCCGGCGAGGCCCAGCACGGGACGCTGCGCGGCCTGATGATCGCGCCGGTGGGCCGGTTGCGGCTGTTGGGGATCAAGGCGTTCGGCGTGGCCACGATGACGCTGGCCGCCGTCACCCTGATCGCGGTCGTCGGCGCGGTCGTGGGAGTGGTCCTGTTCGGCGGCGGGGGGATGCTCACGCTGTCCGGGTCGACGCTGCCGCTCGGCGCGGCGCTCGGGCGGATCGCGCTGACCGTGCTGCTGGTCACCGTGCAGGTGTGGGGCGTGGCGGCGATCGCGCTGGCGATCTCGGCGTGCACCGAGCACCCGCTGGTGGTGATGGCCGCGACCATGGCGGGCGTCATCGTGTTCGCGGTGCTGGGCGTGTTCCAGTCGCTGGACTGGCTGCACCCGTACCTGATCACCTCGGCGTGGGAGGGCCTGGTCGACGTCATGCGCGACCCGCTGCCGACCGGGGAGCTGTGGCGCAGCACCGCGCTGGCCGGGTGCTACGTCGTCATCGGCCTGTCGCTGGCGGCAATGCGGTTGGCCACGAAGGACAACTGA
- a CDS encoding ABC transporter ATP-binding protein, which translates to MTTSTSARVESATAGSTPVLAARTRGLRKVYGRTVAVDRVDLDVPRGAVLGMLGPNGSGKTTTIRMMLGLVRPTEGEVELLGRALPDGAAAALPHVGALVEGPGFHPFLSGRENLRRAAAFEPLLATGDIGRAVEDALERVGLGAAAHRRYRGYSLGMKQRLGLAGALLVPRELIVLDEPTNGLDPAGTREVRKVVADLHEAGSTVVVSSHLLSEIEATCTHVAVLHRGTVVAQGELGELLRADGSSLLVTTPDVDTALNALRNGRISARPSDDGVRVELIGTTAPVVLATLVGAGVAVHEARRHRTGLEDLFARLTEAEESEHNLSAVDTIEEGAR; encoded by the coding sequence GTGACCACCTCGACCAGTGCGCGGGTGGAGTCGGCGACCGCCGGCTCCACCCCGGTCCTCGCGGCCCGGACGCGGGGACTGCGCAAGGTGTACGGGCGGACTGTCGCGGTCGACCGGGTGGACCTCGACGTGCCGCGGGGGGCGGTGCTCGGGATGCTCGGCCCCAACGGGTCGGGCAAGACCACCACGATCCGCATGATGCTCGGACTGGTGCGACCGACCGAGGGGGAGGTCGAGCTGCTGGGCAGGGCGCTGCCCGACGGGGCGGCGGCGGCGTTGCCGCACGTCGGCGCACTGGTCGAGGGTCCGGGGTTCCACCCGTTCCTGTCGGGGCGGGAGAACCTGCGGCGGGCGGCGGCCTTCGAGCCGCTGCTCGCCACCGGCGACATCGGGCGGGCCGTGGAGGACGCGCTGGAGCGGGTCGGCCTGGGCGCCGCCGCGCACCGCCGCTACCGCGGCTACTCGCTGGGCATGAAGCAGCGCCTGGGCCTGGCCGGGGCGCTGCTGGTGCCGCGGGAGCTGATCGTGCTGGACGAGCCGACGAACGGCCTCGACCCGGCGGGCACCCGCGAGGTGCGCAAGGTCGTCGCGGACCTGCACGAGGCGGGCAGCACGGTGGTCGTGTCGTCGCACCTGCTGTCCGAGATCGAGGCGACCTGCACGCACGTCGCCGTGCTGCACCGCGGCACGGTGGTGGCGCAGGGCGAGCTGGGTGAGTTGCTGCGGGCGGACGGCAGCTCGCTGCTGGTCACCACGCCGGACGTGGACACCGCGCTGAACGCGCTGCGCAACGGCCGCATCTCGGCCCGCCCGTCGGACGACGGGGTGCGGGTGGAGCTGATCGGCACGACCGCGCCCGTGGTGCTGGCGACGCTGGTCGGGGCGGGTGTGGCGGTGCACGAGGCGCGGCGGCACCGGACGGGTCTGGAGGACCTGTTCGCGCGCCTCACCGAGGCCGAGGAGTCCGAGCACAACCTGTCCGCGGTGGACACGATCGAGGAGGGTGCGCGATGA
- a CDS encoding LolA family protein: protein MNRRRVTVAAAAVGVLAGVTGLGVLAMPAGAGQAPVLPEVSAESLVESVVTAKPAAFGGSVEVSNDLGVPAIAGLPQLSDGDSAVRLWSDGSGKVRVQLPAGDAEKTFVDDGTTGWLWDSAERTVDKFPHGAAQKPQEAAAADPVALARDVVSRLKEFSEVTVDGTARVADRPAYELVLSPKPTEKTVLREVRVAVDSELRVPLRLAVLTNGTNAPAVQVGFSELNVGPQDAALFSFTPPAGATVTEAGVEGPSERDKAAAEQVFGEADPQVVGEGWDVVLTARVPEGALTAFAEQEGGPADRGPRRPGAGMGGEMGGDTDVQGMLRQLGKQVSGPWGSGTLITARVGGVLIADDGRVAVGAVLEQVLVDAIGQVK, encoded by the coding sequence ATGAACCGCAGGAGGGTGACGGTGGCCGCCGCGGCGGTCGGCGTGCTCGCCGGTGTCACCGGGTTGGGGGTGCTGGCGATGCCCGCCGGCGCCGGCCAGGCACCGGTGCTGCCGGAGGTGAGCGCCGAGTCGCTGGTCGAGTCGGTGGTCACGGCGAAGCCCGCCGCGTTCGGCGGGTCCGTCGAGGTGTCCAACGACCTGGGCGTCCCGGCGATCGCGGGCCTGCCCCAGCTGTCGGACGGGGACAGCGCGGTGCGGCTGTGGAGCGACGGCTCCGGCAAGGTGCGCGTCCAGCTGCCCGCCGGGGACGCGGAGAAGACGTTCGTCGACGACGGCACGACCGGGTGGCTGTGGGACTCGGCCGAGCGGACCGTGGACAAGTTCCCGCACGGCGCGGCGCAGAAGCCGCAGGAGGCGGCGGCGGCCGACCCGGTGGCGCTGGCGCGCGACGTCGTGTCCCGGCTGAAGGAGTTCAGCGAGGTCACCGTCGACGGCACCGCGCGGGTGGCGGACCGCCCGGCGTACGAGCTGGTGCTGTCGCCGAAGCCGACGGAGAAGACGGTGCTGCGCGAGGTCCGCGTGGCGGTCGACTCCGAGCTGCGGGTGCCGCTGCGGCTGGCCGTGCTGACCAACGGCACGAACGCGCCCGCCGTGCAGGTCGGGTTCTCCGAGCTGAACGTCGGCCCGCAGGACGCGGCGCTGTTCTCGTTCACGCCGCCCGCCGGGGCGACGGTGACCGAGGCCGGGGTCGAGGGGCCGTCGGAGCGGGACAAGGCCGCCGCCGAGCAGGTGTTCGGCGAGGCGGACCCGCAGGTCGTGGGCGAGGGCTGGGACGTGGTGCTGACCGCGCGGGTGCCCGAGGGCGCGCTGACGGCGTTCGCCGAGCAGGAGGGTGGGCCCGCCGACCGCGGTCCGCGCCGGCCGGGTGCCGGGATGGGCGGCGAGATGGGTGGCGACACCGACGTGCAGGGCATGCTCCGGCAGCTGGGCAAGCAGGTCAGCGGCCCGTGGGGGTCCGGCACGCTGATCACCGCCCGGGTGGGTGGCGTGCTGATCGCGGACGACGGCCGGGTGGCGGTCGGCGCGGTGCTCGAGCAGGTGCTGGTGGACGCGATCGGCCAGGTCAAGTGA
- a CDS encoding response regulator transcription factor, with the protein MLWDVRPRVLVVDDEVGVRRALERGLSAEGMEVVTAADGPTALRVALTGAFDVVLLDIMLPGLSGYRVLQRMRAEGVRTPVLMVSAKDGEVDQADGLDLGADGYLVKPFSFVVLVAQVRALLRRNDADLARRRLKLGDLVVDRAVREVSWAGEPVALSPREYAVLDVLAGRAGSVVTKDELLRTVWGDEQAATRNAVEVYVGYLRRKLDAMGAGEVVRTVRGHGYLASTPDLDAALGSAASRRR; encoded by the coding sequence ATGCTGTGGGACGTGAGACCACGGGTGCTGGTTGTGGACGACGAGGTCGGCGTGCGGCGCGCGCTGGAGCGCGGGCTGTCCGCGGAGGGCATGGAGGTCGTCACCGCCGCCGACGGCCCCACCGCGCTGCGGGTCGCGCTGACCGGCGCGTTCGACGTGGTGCTGCTCGACATCATGCTGCCCGGCCTGTCCGGCTACCGGGTGCTCCAGCGGATGCGCGCCGAGGGCGTGCGCACGCCCGTGCTGATGGTGTCCGCGAAGGACGGCGAGGTGGACCAGGCCGACGGCCTCGACCTCGGCGCCGACGGCTACCTGGTGAAGCCGTTCTCGTTCGTGGTGCTCGTCGCCCAGGTCCGGGCGTTGCTGCGGCGCAACGACGCGGACTTGGCGCGCCGCCGGCTCAAGCTCGGCGACCTCGTCGTGGACCGCGCCGTGCGCGAGGTCAGCTGGGCCGGCGAACCCGTCGCCCTCTCCCCGCGCGAGTACGCCGTGCTCGACGTCCTCGCCGGCCGCGCCGGGTCCGTCGTCACCAAGGACGAGCTGCTGCGCACCGTGTGGGGCGACGAGCAGGCCGCCACCCGCAACGCCGTCGAGGTCTACGTCGGCTACCTGCGGCGCAAGCTCGACGCCATGGGCGCGGGCGAGGTCGTGCGCACCGTCCGGGGCCACGGCTACCTGGCGTCCACGCCCGACCTGGACGCCGCCCTCGGCTCGGCGGCCAGCAGGCGCAGGTGA
- a CDS encoding sensor histidine kinase — translation MSPRRWWPRRWWLRRTLRFRITVVATGVALMCLLAFTLLAPRLIGAVQVSAVDAELAKAGSTRVLDTAGNPLDGGPPTGLTPADIRLLKSGEPVLRIDGDSAHRWIGRVEFTPDGTPRLHVAGDTLVGYQGANRLGTRWLLLAAVLVAVLVGIATWFAVRTSLRPVERMRVAAGELPRGQRLPVPAARDELQALAVALNGLLARRDEATERLRRFTGDAAHELRSPVTSVRAQAEVAVAHPDPDFSIEVLESVVEESIRLSELVDALLILARADTGELPRAEPVDLVLQVQAAVDRLGDTDLLVQVAAPMSACMISAARTEVELVVDNLLRNAARHARTFIRLSVLPAAREIRLVVDDDGHGIPEEHRERVFDRFYRVESDRGRATGGFGLGLALVAHLVRRRRGTVRAGESPEGGARLEVRWPTYR, via the coding sequence GTGAGCCCGCGCCGCTGGTGGCCGCGACGGTGGTGGCTGCGGCGCACGCTGCGGTTCCGGATCACCGTCGTCGCCACCGGCGTCGCCCTGATGTGCCTGCTCGCGTTCACCCTCCTCGCCCCGCGCCTCATCGGGGCGGTGCAGGTCAGCGCCGTCGACGCGGAGCTGGCCAAGGCGGGGAGCACGCGCGTGCTGGACACCGCGGGCAACCCCCTCGACGGCGGGCCGCCCACCGGCCTGACCCCCGCCGACATCCGCCTGCTCAAGTCCGGCGAACCCGTCCTGCGCATCGACGGCGACAGCGCCCACCGCTGGATCGGGCGCGTCGAGTTCACCCCCGACGGCACGCCCCGCCTGCACGTCGCGGGCGACACCCTCGTCGGCTACCAGGGCGCCAACCGGCTCGGCACCCGCTGGCTGCTGCTCGCCGCCGTCCTCGTCGCCGTCCTCGTCGGCATCGCCACCTGGTTCGCCGTGCGGACCTCGCTGCGGCCGGTCGAGCGGATGCGCGTCGCCGCCGGCGAGCTGCCGCGCGGCCAACGCCTCCCCGTGCCCGCCGCCCGCGACGAGCTGCAAGCGCTCGCGGTCGCGCTGAACGGCCTCCTCGCCCGCCGCGACGAGGCCACCGAACGGCTGCGGCGCTTCACCGGCGACGCCGCCCACGAGCTGCGCTCACCCGTCACGTCCGTGCGCGCCCAGGCCGAGGTCGCCGTCGCCCACCCCGACCCCGACTTCTCCATCGAAGTCCTCGAATCCGTCGTCGAGGAGTCCATCCGGCTGTCCGAGCTGGTCGACGCCCTGCTCATCCTCGCCCGCGCCGACACCGGCGAACTGCCCCGCGCCGAACCCGTCGACCTCGTGCTCCAGGTGCAGGCCGCCGTGGACCGCCTCGGCGACACCGACCTGCTCGTGCAGGTCGCCGCCCCCATGAGCGCCTGCATGATCTCCGCCGCCCGCACCGAGGTCGAGCTGGTCGTCGACAACCTGCTGCGCAACGCCGCCCGCCACGCCCGCACGTTCATCCGGCTCTCCGTGCTGCCCGCGGCCCGCGAGATCCGGCTCGTCGTGGACGACGACGGCCACGGCATCCCCGAGGAGCACCGGGAGAGGGTGTTCGACCGGTTCTACCGCGTCGAGTCCGACCGGGGCCGCGCCACCGGCGGCTTCGGCCTCGGCCTCGCGCTCGTCGCCCACCTCGTGCGACGCCGGCGCGGCACCGTGCGCGCCGGCGAATCACCCGAGGGCGGCGCCCGGCTGGAGGTCCGCTGGCCCACCTACCGGTGA